The Podospora pseudopauciseta strain CBS 411.78 chromosome 2 map unlocalized CBS411.78m_2, whole genome shotgun sequence genome has a window encoding:
- a CDS encoding uncharacterized protein (EggNog:ENOG503P5UM): MATTTTTTTTTTTTTAAAVTTATMPLHLSITTTPSPPPKPKISLLSLPLELRLEIYTHLLHLPLPSHSGEESPPYRSTTPPLSTFAEKPKIWTAILYVSRQIYIESHPLLYKSNTFSAHPTLLTSSPTLYPSSKAYKTPLAIPLPPPTPPPTTAATPQQDRPFTPPSQSQNIITIPLSPFISAPTNPPSISPAYIPLIRKWRLRIKLDSPAPWSEDLVREVFTGVGELTLDVWQSSFWGGVGVRTLKGFEGVRGVGRVRVRGMLGGFEGYRGWLEGIMGEGVGVREGEVYEGRDEEEGRRLRGWS, encoded by the exons atggcaaccaccaccaccaccaccaccaccactaccaccaccaccgccgccgccgttacaacagcaacaatgcCACTCCACCtaagcatcaccaccaccccatcaccaccaccaaaaccaaaaattTCCCTCCTGTCACTACCACTGGAGCTCAGACTAGAAATCTacacccacctcctccacctacCACTCCCCTCACACTCAGGCGAGGAATCACCCCCTTATcgatcaacaaccccccctctgTCAACCTTTGCCGAAAAACCAAAAATCTGGACAGCGATTTTATACGTCTCTCGACAAATCTACATCGAGAGTCACCCCCTCTTGTACAAGTCAAACACCTTCTCCGCCcaccccaccctcctcaccagctcCCCTACTTTGTATCCTTCCTCCAAGGCATATAAAACCCCCCTTGCgatccccctcccaccaccaacaccaccaccaaccacag cagcaacaccccAACAAGACCGACCAttcacccccccatcccaatcccaGAACATCATCACAATCCCTTTATCTCCCTTCATCTCCGCCCCGACAAACCCCCCCTCTATATCACCTGCCTACATCCCCCTGATAAGGAAATGGAGGCTTCGGATAAAACTGGACAGTCCAGCTCCGTGGTCTGAGGAtctggtgagggaggtgttcACGGGAGTGGGGGAGTTGACGTTGGATGTGTGGCAGAGTTCTTtttggggtggggtgggtgtTAGAACACTAAAAGGGTTCgaaggggtgaggggggtggggagggtgagggttagGGGGATGTTGGGTGGCTTTGAGGGCTACCGGGGGTGGCTGGAGGGGAtcatgggggagggggttggggttcgggagggggaggtatATGAagggagggatgaggaggaggggaggaggttgaggggatGGAGTTGA
- a CDS encoding uncharacterized protein (EggNog:ENOG503NXFU; COG:E) translates to MSLLEFFSSVFGWIYFICWSLSFYPQSMLNFSRKSTSGTTVDFPLINCLGFLSYAISNYAFYYSPLIRAQYASRYHGLTPTVQFNDITFALHGLLLSIITTSQYLSPRLWSFTPSKGNKPSRLILGIILGCIVGVICVIFIVLSSPERNDPSGGGHGWVWLDAIYAISYVKLIVTLIKYTPQVLVNYRNKSTKGWSIVQILLDFTGGVLSIGQQGIDSWLQGDWSGITGNPVKFALGNVSMMYDAVFITQHYVLYKGADGKDGEGEGLLGEGRDEERRIE, encoded by the coding sequence ATGTCTCTCCTCGAGTTCTTCTCGTCCGTTTTTGGTTGGATCTACTTCATCTGCTGGTCCCTCTCGTTCTACCCGCAGTCCATGCTCAACTTCAGCCGAAAATCCACCTCTGGTACCACGGTCGACTTCCCCCTGATCAACTGCCTGGGCTTCCTGTCTTATGCAATCTCCAACTACGCCTTCTACTACAGCCCCCTCATCCGCGCCCAGTACGCCTCCCGCTACCACGGCCTGACCCCCACCGTCCAGTTCAACGACATCACCTTCGCCCTCCACGGCCTGCtgctcagcatcatcaccacctcccagtACCTCTCCCCCCGCCTCTGgtccttcaccccctcaaaaGGCAACAAACCCTCCCGCTTAATCCTCGGTATCATCCTCGGCTGCATCGTCGGCGTCATCTGTGTCATCTTTATCGTGCTGTCCTCCCCGGAGAGGAACGACCCATCTGGAGGCGGCCATGGCTGGGTGTGGCTTGACGCGATCTACGCCATCAGCTATGTGAAGCTCATTGTGACACTCATAAAATACACGCCGCAGGTGCTGGTGAATTACCGGAATAAGAGCACAAAGGGATGGAGTATTGTGCAGATCTTGTTGGATTTTACAGGGGGTGTGTTGAGTATTGGGCAGCAGGGGATTGATAGCTGGTTGCAGGGGGATTGGAGCGGGATTACCGGGAACCCGGTCAAGTTTGCGCTGGGGAATGTGAGTATGATGTATGATGCCGTTTTTATCACGCAGCATTATGTGTTGTACAAGGGGGCGGACgggaaggatggggagggggaggggctgttgggggaggggagggacgaggagaggaggatcgAGTAG